The following nucleotide sequence is from uncultured Fibrobacter sp..
CAAAGAAAAGAATCTTCGGGTTCATGGCCAAGGCGCGGGCAATCGACACGCGCTGCTGCTGGCCACCGCTGAGTTCACAAGGGTAAGCCTTTTCCTTGCCTTCAAGGCCCATACGCTTAAGCAGAGACCTTCCCGTTTCACGAGCTTGTTCGCGGGAAACACCCAGCACACGCACCGGAGCCAGGCAAAGATTCTGGAGCACCGTCAAATGCGGGAACAGATTGAAGTTCTGGAACACGAGCCCTGTGGAGAGGCGGATTTCGCGCAGCACCTTTGCCGGCGCATACACCGGAGTTCCCTTGTCACCCGACTGCACCATATCCTTGCCATCGACCTGCACCAAGCCGCCGTTCACCGTTTCAAGCTGGGTAATGCAACGCAACAGCGTACTCTTGCCGGAACCGCTCGGACCGATAATCGAAAGCACCTCGCCCGCATTCAGTTCGAACGAGATATCCTTAAGCACATTCAAGTTGCCAAACAATTTCTTGACATGTTCCACTTTAAGAATCGGCATCACGGACCTCACTTATAGTAGTCGAGCTTGCGTTCCAGATAGGCGAAAAGCACGCTCAGCAAAAGGTTAGCCACATAGTAGAACACACCTGCCACGAACAGCGGATAAATGCTGGCGTATGCCGCCTGCTGTTTCTTGGCCAAAGCAAAAAGTTCCGTCACTGCAATCACCTGCGCAAGCGAAGTATCCTTTACCAAGGTAATCACTTCGTTTGCACTCGCGGGCACCACACGCTTTACCACCTGCGGTAAAATGATGCGGAAGAATGTCTGTGTACGGGTCATGCCGAGCATGTAGGCGGCCTCGTACTGTCCTTTAGGAATCGACTGGATTCCGCCGCGGAAAATTTCGGCAAAGTACGCCGCATAGTTTATCGAGAATGCGACAATCACCGCCGGGAAACGGTCAAACGAAAAGCCGAGTCCCGAATATTCGCTCAGGTAATACGAGCCGAAATAAATGGCCACAATCTGCAACAAGAGCGGTGTTC
It contains:
- a CDS encoding amino acid ABC transporter permease, with the translated sequence MSDLSSLLPILWGGFCTTLAIFGLTLLFSIPLGLLIAVLKMSKWRVVRYPVSFYISVMRGTPLLLQIVAIYFGSYYLSEYSGLGFSFDRFPAVIVAFSINYAAYFAEIFRGGIQSIPKGQYEAAYMLGMTRTQTFFRIILPQVVKRVVPASANEVITLVKDTSLAQVIAVTELFALAKKQQAAYASIYPLFVAGVFYYVANLLLSVLFAYLERKLDYYK
- a CDS encoding amino acid ABC transporter ATP-binding protein, whose amino-acid sequence is MPILKVEHVKKLFGNLNVLKDISFELNAGEVLSIIGPSGSGKSTLLRCITQLETVNGGLVQVDGKDMVQSGDKGTPVYAPAKVLREIRLSTGLVFQNFNLFPHLTVLQNLCLAPVRVLGVSREQARETGRSLLKRMGLEGKEKAYPCELSGGQQQRVSIARALAMNPKILFFDEPTSALDPELTGEVLKIIKKLAEDKMTMVIVTHEMAFARDVADKVIFMDGGYIVEQGTPDFVFNQSGNERLSQFLSRFSKN